One window of Bacteroidota bacterium genomic DNA carries:
- the purS gene encoding phosphoribosylformylglycinamidine synthase subunit PurS — MYKASINITLRQSILDPQGKATQHALQELGYGGISRVRMGKFVELWVNADSESKAEAMVTEACEKLLSNPVMEDFTFTLEKEAVEA; from the coding sequence ATGTATAAAGCAAGTATAAATATCACCCTCCGGCAATCCATCCTCGACCCGCAAGGGAAAGCCACCCAGCATGCGCTGCAAGAGCTTGGATATGGCGGGATTTCACGTGTCCGCATGGGTAAATTTGTCGAGCTGTGGGTAAATGCTGATTCAGAAAGCAAAGCTGAAGCGATGGTGACGGAAGCCTGTGAAAAGCTCTTGTCAAACCCGGTTATGGAAGATTTTACGTTTACGCTCGAGAAGGAGGCCGTTGAGGCCTGA
- a CDS encoding ATP-dependent Clp protease adaptor ClpS, with protein MARFEAVHTNMLPQAAESPDVVEVVVEEVEERLNSPWRVILYNDEIHTFDEVISQLIKATGCSSEQARGYAFEAHLKGKASVYEGSFEDCFRVQGVLREIQLVTEIEG; from the coding sequence ATGGCAAGATTTGAAGCGGTGCATACAAACATGTTACCCCAGGCTGCAGAAAGTCCGGATGTGGTAGAAGTAGTAGTGGAGGAGGTCGAGGAGCGGCTTAACTCGCCGTGGCGCGTTATTCTGTATAACGATGAGATCCACACGTTTGATGAGGTCATTTCTCAATTGATCAAAGCTACGGGATGCTCGTCAGAGCAAGCGCGCGGGTATGCCTTTGAGGCCCACCTTAAAGGAAAGGCGAGCGTCTATGAAGGCAGCTTTGAGGATTGCTTCCGTGTACAGGGCGTGCTGCGCGAAATTCAGTTGGTAACTGAAATTGAGGGCTGA
- a CDS encoding ParA family protein, which yields MKVLTICSHKGGTGKTTTAVNLSSALGLTGHRTLLIDMDPQGFLTSMLGLQQRQKEGSCLMLFEQGIKLTDIQMTKVGALDVLPSSHMMTSKMRHLNKAMDVFYAKEALNNAPHDYDIVIFDTAAAITVYSLNALVTSNNVLIPVTPEYQPVMGAEQTVETIRLVAGKLNPRLADPLFVLTQVDGRKRTHQRYREYMRGKYTGQVLDTEIRTCSSLANSYKNGATVFDIDLHSRGAHDYAKLTDAILPAMFKEPEQKPEAPAKPSFVVNPVQ from the coding sequence ATGAAAGTACTTACTATCTGTAGCCACAAAGGCGGGACCGGCAAAACAACAACTGCCGTGAACCTGTCCTCTGCCCTCGGATTAACCGGACATCGCACCCTCCTCATCGACATGGACCCGCAAGGGTTTCTTACCAGCATGCTGGGCCTCCAGCAGCGACAAAAAGAAGGCTCTTGCCTGATGCTCTTTGAGCAAGGCATCAAGCTGACTGATATTCAGATGACCAAAGTTGGCGCCCTTGATGTGCTGCCGTCATCGCATATGATGACCAGCAAAATGCGCCACCTGAACAAGGCAATGGACGTATTCTATGCAAAAGAGGCGCTCAACAACGCCCCGCACGATTACGACATTGTCATTTTTGATACGGCAGCTGCCATCACAGTTTATAGCCTGAATGCGCTGGTTACGTCCAACAATGTCCTGATTCCGGTTACACCTGAGTACCAGCCGGTAATGGGCGCTGAACAGACGGTAGAAACGATTCGGTTGGTAGCCGGCAAATTAAATCCGCGGCTTGCTGATCCGCTCTTTGTGCTTACCCAGGTAGATGGCCGTAAACGTACGCATCAACGCTATCGGGAATACATGCGCGGCAAATATACCGGCCAGGTGTTAGACACAGAAATCAGAACCTGCTCTTCGCTGGCAAACTCTTACAAAAATGGTGCTACCGTTTTCGATATCGACCTGCATTCTCGCGGGGCGCACGACTACGCCAAGCTAACAGATGCCATTTTGCCGGCCATGTTTAAAGAACCTGAGCAAAAACCAGAAGCGCCGGCCAAGCCATCGTTTGTCGTCAATCCCGTGCAATAA